The Synechococcus sp. RS9909 genomic interval AATCGGTTTCGCCGCCAGCACCATCGCGTCGGACTGGCACCGATGATGGGAGGCATTCGTCCTGGGCTTGATGGGTGTGTTGCGGCGTCTGCTGGTGTCCGTTCTGGCGGCGGTGATGCTGGTGTTGCTCACGCCTGGGGCGGCGATCGCCCAGGTGCATGAGCATCAGGATGAGAACGGTGCGCCGATGGTGCGCAGCCTCGAAAGCCTGCGCGATCTCGACTATCAGAGCTGGCAGGCGGTGGCCTACCGCACTGGGAAACCTGGCAACCCTGTGGTGCTGCGCATCGTCGGCTATCCCGGCAAGCTGCGGCTCGAGCATCCCGCCCCGCTGCTTGTGCAGGCCGGGGTGAAGGAGTGGCAGCTCGCCGACATCACTCTCGACAATCCCGTTTTGGCC includes:
- a CDS encoding DUF3122 domain-containing protein yields the protein MGVLRRLLVSVLAAVMLVLLTPGAAIAQVHEHQDENGAPMVRSLESLRDLDYQSWQAVAYRTGKPGNPVVLRIVGYPGKLRLEHPAPLLVQAGVKEWQLADITLDNPVLASDGREAAAEFGLDPLLNDLSNNRPLRLFLPGVFNELPVPPYVVREWREVQSEPLG